A single region of the bacterium genome encodes:
- a CDS encoding DUF4143 domain-containing protein, translating into MLDEWQVVPHLWNHVRHAVDAAAEFGRFILAGSAQPADDATRHTGAGRLRRIRMRPMSLFESGDSTGEVSLRGLLEGEPASAARPDSGLAEVAQMLCRGGWPGQVDLPLEEIQRNLRGYLSEAARADVRLLGDGAVRSPAGVERLLQSLARNVATEASMSTLGTDAEPDTLHRHTVRAYLGALRRIFVVEEQPAWSVRLRSRAPLRKSAKWHLADPSLATAALGANAERLMGDMSALGLLFESLVVRDLRVLAQPHDGRVFHLRDAAGTEADAIVEVPDGRWLAAEVKLGGSDAIEAAAQSLQRLRGNVAADRAEQLAAMVVITALGFAYTRPDGVQVTPITALGP; encoded by the coding sequence CTGCTTGATGAATGGCAGGTGGTGCCTCATCTGTGGAACCACGTACGACACGCTGTCGATGCCGCAGCCGAGTTCGGGCGCTTCATCTTGGCTGGTTCCGCTCAGCCTGCTGACGACGCCACCCGCCACACCGGCGCGGGGAGGTTGCGCAGGATCCGGATGAGGCCGATGTCGCTGTTCGAGTCAGGGGACTCAACCGGCGAGGTTTCTCTGAGAGGGCTGCTCGAAGGCGAACCGGCCAGTGCCGCCCGGCCTGATTCGGGTCTAGCTGAGGTTGCGCAGATGCTGTGTCGGGGCGGGTGGCCTGGCCAGGTGGACCTGCCGTTGGAGGAGATCCAGCGCAACCTGCGCGGCTATCTCTCCGAAGCGGCCCGAGCCGATGTCCGACTCCTCGGCGATGGCGCGGTGCGGAGTCCTGCCGGTGTGGAGCGGCTGCTCCAGTCGCTGGCGCGAAACGTTGCGACCGAGGCCAGCATGAGCACGCTGGGCACAGATGCCGAACCGGATACGCTGCACCGCCACACAGTTCGCGCCTACCTTGGCGCATTGCGGCGGATCTTCGTGGTCGAAGAACAGCCCGCGTGGTCGGTGCGGCTGCGTTCTCGGGCGCCGTTGCGCAAGTCGGCCAAGTGGCATCTGGCCGATCCATCGCTGGCGACCGCCGCGCTCGGCGCCAATGCCGAGCGCCTCATGGGCGACATGTCCGCACTCGGTTTGCTGTTCGAGTCGCTCGTTGTGAGGGATTTACGCGTCCTCGCGCAGCCCCACGACGGGCGTGTCTTTCACTTGCGCGATGCGGCGGGGACCGAAGCCGACGCCATCGTCGAAGTGCCCGACGGGAGGTGGCTTGCCGCTGAGGTCAAGCTGGGGGGCAGCGACGCTATCGAAGCAGCAGCCCAATCGCTGCAACGTTTGCGCGGCAACGTCGCCGCAGACCGAGCCGAACAGCTTGCTGCCATGGTGGTCATCACCGCTCTGGGCTTCGCCTACACCCGCCCCGACGGCGTTCAGGTCACCCCCATCACCGCCCTGGGGCCTTGA
- a CDS encoding VOC family protein → MTTLHPSGVNHLALSTTDMKQQLQFWCDVLGLPLKALYWMHGVEGAYHGFVEMSGDSYIAFVQHPANGDDIEFGVSHSDGPGGDVRGGALQHIALHVDTFDEVLEMRDRVRSRGLQVVGPIDHGFCKSIYFDGPEGLNLEVACGSDIDERAWVDPEVTELCGISGDELEALKRPAAFERPADPVAQPAEPHPTSVRAQRDPERAALAAGLPDEFVWENMSEPDPPVRVG, encoded by the coding sequence ATGACGACACTGCATCCGAGCGGCGTGAACCATCTCGCCCTCTCGACCACCGATATGAAGCAGCAGTTGCAGTTCTGGTGCGACGTGCTGGGACTGCCGCTCAAGGCGCTGTATTGGATGCACGGCGTCGAGGGTGCCTACCACGGGTTCGTCGAGATGTCCGGCGACAGCTATATCGCATTCGTGCAGCACCCCGCCAACGGCGACGACATCGAGTTCGGCGTCAGCCACTCCGACGGCCCCGGTGGCGATGTGCGAGGCGGGGCGTTGCAGCACATCGCCCTCCATGTCGACACCTTCGACGAGGTATTGGAGATGCGCGACAGGGTCCGCTCCCGGGGCCTTCAGGTCGTCGGCCCGATTGATCACGGGTTCTGCAAGTCGATCTATTTCGATGGTCCGGAGGGCCTCAACCTCGAGGTCGCCTGTGGGTCCGACATCGACGAGCGGGCCTGGGTCGACCCCGAGGTGACCGAGCTCTGCGGCATCAGCGGCGACGAGTTGGAGGCGCTGAAGCGTCCGGCGGCGTTCGAGCGCCCCGCCGACCCCGTCGCCCAACCAGCCGAACCGCATCCCACCAGTGTTCGGGCTCAGCGCGACCCCGAGCGGGCAGCGCTTGCCGCGGGCCTGCCCGATGAGTTCGTCTGGGAGAACATGAGCGAGCCGGATCCTCCGGTTCGCGTCGGCTGA
- a CDS encoding alpha/beta hydrolase produces the protein MQRQEHMVGEVFSYRFAGPDADHALLVQHGIASHGGIYDSFCAYHAPRGVDIWCMDAPGHGRSCVSQRPGQWTYDQWVDAAVMYGEHIKAETGLPVIVKGSSLGSGPAYSAMAAAPDVFAGAVLMGFAIPGSPLVPADNPFRSEAYEELEARFGDKLRLDIERFFDFDEDYGYSGAAEQKRADPYNTWHYDMASWASFLRYDPAIPIGENTKPILYAVGENDPTFPVDFARLVVDATSGPVEFYIHPEGTHQLMLFHTVEYSDVVLEWCRNLIKEGR, from the coding sequence ATGCAGCGACAGGAGCACATGGTTGGCGAGGTCTTTTCGTACCGGTTCGCGGGCCCGGACGCCGACCACGCATTGTTGGTTCAACACGGGATCGCGTCCCACGGGGGGATTTACGACAGCTTTTGCGCGTACCACGCACCCCGGGGGGTTGACATCTGGTGCATGGACGCCCCTGGTCACGGACGGTCGTGCGTCTCCCAGCGTCCCGGTCAGTGGACCTACGACCAGTGGGTTGACGCCGCGGTGATGTATGGCGAGCACATCAAGGCCGAGACGGGTTTGCCGGTGATCGTCAAGGGTTCATCGCTGGGCTCTGGGCCGGCGTACTCAGCGATGGCGGCGGCACCCGATGTGTTCGCCGGAGCGGTGCTGATGGGATTCGCGATCCCGGGCTCGCCGCTGGTGCCGGCCGACAACCCCTTCCGATCCGAGGCCTATGAAGAGCTCGAGGCTCGATTCGGCGACAAGCTCAGGCTCGACATCGAGCGCTTCTTCGACTTCGACGAGGACTACGGCTACAGCGGCGCGGCGGAGCAGAAGAGGGCGGATCCCTACAACACCTGGCACTACGACATGGCCTCGTGGGCGTCGTTCCTTCGCTACGACCCGGCGATCCCCATTGGCGAGAACACGAAGCCGATCCTCTATGCGGTGGGCGAGAACGATCCGACGTTCCCCGTGGACTTCGCTCGCCTGGTTGTGGACGCGACCAGTGGACCGGTGGAGTTCTATATCCATCCCGAGGGAACGCATCAGCTCATGTTGTTCCACACCGTTGAGTACTCCGACGTGGTGCTGGAGTGGTGTCGCAACCTGATCAAGGAAGGCAGATGA
- a CDS encoding enoyl-CoA hydratase-related protein produces MSDLRSHENVETRLVGAVLHITLANEKRANALSRDAAIFLADLLDEVSLDRTDIRGVLIKGAGRHFCAGADLSGPLIGEKPVNGHMVRSLTGGHHRAVQSAFDCRIPTVAAVSGRAMGFGLHLAAACDLVVAAEDAIFEEPFTDRGFNVDSGGSWLLPRLIGPQRAKWMLYTAAAIEAATAVQWGLALEVVPSNEFSARAEELASLLASRPTQAIGATKRLVDSTGTDLAGAMHAEAMAVELVLRSKDFAEGMSAFRDRRDPNFTGR; encoded by the coding sequence GTGAGCGATCTTCGGTCTCATGAGAACGTGGAAACGCGGCTTGTGGGTGCGGTCCTGCATATCACCTTGGCCAATGAGAAGCGGGCTAATGCGCTGTCGCGCGATGCTGCAATCTTCCTGGCCGATTTGCTGGACGAGGTTTCCCTCGACCGCACCGACATCAGAGGGGTGTTGATCAAGGGTGCAGGTCGCCACTTTTGTGCCGGCGCCGATCTGTCGGGGCCACTCATCGGCGAGAAGCCGGTCAACGGCCATATGGTGCGGAGTCTCACTGGCGGGCATCACCGGGCGGTGCAGTCGGCCTTCGACTGCCGCATCCCCACGGTAGCCGCGGTGTCGGGCCGGGCCATGGGGTTCGGGCTCCACCTGGCTGCTGCCTGTGACCTTGTGGTTGCGGCTGAGGACGCTATCTTCGAAGAACCGTTCACTGATCGGGGCTTCAACGTGGACAGCGGCGGCTCCTGGCTCCTCCCCCGACTGATCGGGCCGCAGCGAGCCAAGTGGATGCTCTACACTGCGGCGGCCATCGAAGCGGCCACCGCCGTCCAGTGGGGCCTGGCCCTCGAAGTCGTGCCGTCGAACGAGTTCTCGGCCCGGGCCGAAGAGCTTGCGTCACTCCTGGCCAGTCGGCCCACACAGGCCATTGGAGCGACCAAGCGGCTCGTCGACAGCACCGGCACCGACCTTGCGGGAGCGATGCATGCAGAAGCCATGGCGGTCGAGCTTGTCCTTCGCAGCAAGGACTTCGCCGAGGGCATGAGCGCGTTCCGCGACCGTCGAGACCCCAATTTCACAGGTCGGTGA
- a CDS encoding acyl-CoA dehydrogenase family protein, translated as MTEDDVRAWIEANWSLDMPLAEWWRRLADSGLAFPTYPSGLGGSGAAASVARGIEQALASAGCIGAPEGIGPSMGAATVLQHGTEEQKRRFLPPLVSGQVLWCQLFSEPGAGSDLASLACRAERDGDEFVIAGQKVWNSGAHLAKWGLLLARTDVDAPKHAGISYLMIDMDQPGIEARPLVQMNGAADFCEVFIDDALVPIENVIGEVNDGWNVARTTLTHERASIGHRRPEGLFSVTAGRPAGKLELPVGELVEEAKAHAADPRRRRDVMVGAKSMIRLAQDTRAILHPAWRDRTIRYWINSRVHQLTIQRASEQAKRGRAGPTGSVTKLSLAMLAHESRDLSMGLLGAEGMLLDDAREHSKVQQACLSSLAPSLGGGTNEIQRNIIGERALGLPREPGIDPDTPFRDLPK; from the coding sequence GTGACCGAGGACGACGTCCGAGCTTGGATCGAAGCCAACTGGTCCCTCGACATGCCACTTGCCGAATGGTGGCGGCGACTGGCCGATTCGGGACTGGCGTTTCCAACCTATCCCAGCGGGCTGGGCGGGTCGGGAGCCGCCGCGTCGGTCGCCCGCGGGATCGAACAGGCGCTTGCCTCCGCAGGGTGCATCGGCGCGCCTGAGGGGATAGGTCCGAGCATGGGCGCTGCCACGGTGTTGCAGCACGGCACCGAAGAACAGAAGCGACGGTTCCTGCCGCCGCTGGTGTCGGGACAGGTATTGTGGTGCCAGCTCTTCAGCGAACCCGGCGCCGGATCCGACCTCGCCAGCCTCGCCTGCCGTGCTGAGCGAGACGGCGACGAGTTCGTGATCGCGGGCCAGAAAGTCTGGAACTCCGGCGCCCACCTGGCCAAGTGGGGCCTGCTGCTCGCCCGGACCGATGTGGATGCACCAAAACACGCCGGTATCTCCTACCTCATGATCGATATGGACCAACCTGGCATCGAAGCTCGTCCCCTGGTACAGATGAATGGCGCCGCCGACTTCTGCGAAGTCTTCATCGACGATGCACTGGTCCCGATTGAGAACGTGATCGGCGAGGTCAACGACGGATGGAACGTCGCTCGCACCACGCTCACCCACGAGCGAGCCAGCATTGGCCATCGCCGCCCTGAAGGGCTGTTCTCGGTTACTGCTGGACGACCTGCCGGCAAACTGGAACTACCGGTCGGCGAGCTCGTCGAGGAGGCCAAAGCTCACGCCGCTGACCCTCGCCGCCGCCGCGACGTCATGGTCGGCGCCAAATCGATGATCCGGCTCGCCCAGGACACCAGAGCGATACTCCATCCCGCCTGGCGCGACCGCACTATCCGATACTGGATCAACAGCCGTGTCCATCAACTCACGATTCAGCGAGCAAGCGAACAGGCGAAACGGGGCCGAGCCGGACCCACCGGATCTGTCACCAAGCTCAGCCTGGCCATGCTCGCACATGAATCGCGGGATCTCTCGATGGGGCTGCTCGGGGCTGAGGGCATGCTGCTCGACGACGCTCGAGAGCACAGCAAAGTCCAGCAGGCCTGCCTTTCGAGCCTCGCGCCATCTTTGGGCGGAGGCACCAATGAGATCCAGCGGAACATCATCGGCGAAAGGGCCCTCGGCTTGCCGCGTGAGCCGGGCATCGACCCCGACACCCCGTTCCGAGACCTGCCAAAGTGA
- a CDS encoding LLM class F420-dependent oxidoreductase, whose translation MKLSTSLNTPAYSSRTSVDEAAAFVVEAERLGVDTVWTAEAWGTDAFTPLAYVAALTERIKLATGIVQISARAPVMTAMTAMTLDVLSGGRMVLGLGVSGPQVVEGLHGQRYDRPLERLREYVEVLRLAFAGERLEYSGNQTVLPLSGGEGKALRLALKPNPRLPIHLATLGPRAMELCGEIADGWVATCFVPERSGVYIDALARGAERAGRSLTEIAIDAGGPLAFSDDVGRLVQSRKKALAFQLSAMGSPKTNFYNMAYSRMGYEDVAQEVRKLWLDAKRDDAVAAVPDELAASTSLFGTREMVRDRMRAYRDAGVTTLRIDPMGREPSERLAVLEQAIDVAREVTAAI comes from the coding sequence ATGAAGCTCTCGACCAGCCTCAACACACCGGCTTATAGCTCTCGCACCTCCGTGGATGAGGCCGCGGCGTTCGTTGTCGAGGCCGAGCGTTTGGGCGTCGACACGGTGTGGACTGCGGAGGCGTGGGGTACTGATGCCTTCACTCCTCTTGCCTATGTGGCCGCGCTGACCGAGCGCATCAAGCTGGCCACGGGCATCGTGCAGATCTCTGCTCGAGCGCCGGTCATGACGGCTATGACTGCGATGACGTTGGATGTCTTGTCGGGAGGCCGGATGGTGCTCGGGTTGGGGGTTAGCGGCCCCCAGGTGGTGGAGGGGCTGCATGGTCAGCGCTACGACCGGCCTCTGGAGCGGTTGCGCGAGTATGTCGAGGTGCTGCGGTTGGCCTTCGCCGGCGAACGCCTCGAGTACTCGGGCAACCAGACCGTTCTCCCCCTTTCCGGCGGAGAGGGCAAGGCGTTGCGGCTTGCCCTCAAACCTAACCCAAGGCTGCCCATTCATCTCGCCACCCTTGGTCCCAGGGCTATGGAGCTGTGCGGCGAAATCGCCGACGGCTGGGTGGCCACCTGTTTTGTTCCCGAGCGCTCGGGCGTCTATATCGACGCCCTGGCTCGCGGGGCCGAGCGAGCCGGACGGTCGCTCACGGAGATCGCGATCGACGCAGGCGGGCCGCTTGCCTTCTCCGACGACGTTGGAAGGCTGGTGCAGTCGCGCAAGAAGGCACTCGCCTTCCAGCTCTCGGCCATGGGCTCGCCGAAGACGAATTTCTACAACATGGCGTACTCGCGGATGGGCTACGAAGATGTCGCGCAGGAGGTGCGCAAGCTGTGGCTCGATGCCAAGCGCGACGACGCCGTGGCCGCGGTGCCCGATGAGCTTGCTGCATCTACCAGTCTCTTCGGCACCCGAGAGATGGTGCGCGACCGCATGCGGGCATACCGAGATGCCGGAGTGACGACGCTGCGGATCGACCCGATGGGCCGCGAGCCTTCCGAGCGGCTGGCCGTGCTGGAACAAGCAATCGACGTCGCCCGCGAGGTCACAGCCGCGATCTAG
- a CDS encoding AMP-binding protein, with the protein MTAPVPADDTRPVEQWYHEGYYSDRTIADHFRIGAEENGSSALHFVGGSGPVTMSLHDLYGRSRAAAAGFQAAGIGSGDIVAIWLPNGVEAAISYQAAALIGAVALPIVHLYGPAEVGYILRQSRARMLIMPDTWRSIDYLERYEALGALTDLEQVVVVGPSKPASAIFWDRIASHDVDRLRVPQIRANDVCLLIYTSGTTAEPKGVQHTHNTLFAEVIANGQIRAGTRNRLDSFPAGHIASVLNLLRMCTKGGTTVVMDRWDAAVAAQHVADYGIDSTAGAPFYLTSLLDEAEAGAIDVTSLGDFLVGAASVPPALVERADAFGIRSFRAYGSSEHPTISTGRREDPFDKRAFTDGRLCPGTEVRLLDDNDVDVGVGVDGEIVSRGPELFIGYTDSRLDEASFLPGGWFRTGDIGRFDEDGFLTITDRKKDIIIRGGENIASKEVEDILARLPAVSEAAVVAKPDDRLGERVAAVVRLASGAELDLAEIRDHFVATGVAKQKIPECLVVVDELPRTASGKVRKSDLRHLVVEQDYG; encoded by the coding sequence GTGACCGCCCCTGTTCCTGCCGACGACACGCGTCCGGTCGAGCAGTGGTATCACGAGGGCTACTACTCCGACCGGACCATCGCCGACCACTTCCGCATCGGGGCTGAAGAGAACGGGTCGAGCGCCCTTCACTTCGTCGGCGGCTCCGGCCCGGTCACGATGAGTCTCCACGACCTTTACGGGCGCAGCAGAGCAGCAGCGGCCGGTTTCCAAGCCGCTGGCATCGGGAGCGGCGACATCGTTGCCATCTGGCTTCCGAACGGGGTCGAGGCAGCGATCAGCTACCAGGCCGCGGCGCTCATCGGTGCGGTGGCACTGCCGATTGTCCACCTCTACGGCCCCGCCGAGGTGGGCTACATCCTCCGCCAGTCCCGGGCTCGCATGCTGATTATGCCCGATACCTGGCGCAGCATCGACTACTTGGAGCGATACGAGGCGCTCGGGGCGCTGACCGACCTCGAACAGGTCGTTGTGGTTGGCCCATCCAAGCCGGCTAGCGCCATCTTCTGGGATCGGATCGCATCCCACGATGTGGATCGTCTAAGGGTCCCTCAGATCAGGGCGAACGACGTGTGCCTGTTGATCTACACGTCGGGGACCACGGCCGAACCAAAGGGGGTGCAGCACACCCACAACACCCTGTTCGCCGAAGTGATCGCCAACGGGCAGATCCGTGCCGGCACTCGCAACCGGCTTGATTCCTTTCCAGCCGGCCACATTGCCAGCGTCTTGAACCTGCTGCGCATGTGTACCAAGGGTGGCACCACCGTGGTGATGGATCGCTGGGACGCTGCTGTCGCGGCCCAGCATGTGGCCGACTACGGCATCGACTCCACCGCTGGCGCGCCCTTCTATCTCACATCGCTGCTCGACGAGGCCGAAGCCGGTGCCATCGACGTGACCAGCCTCGGCGACTTCTTGGTCGGCGCCGCGAGCGTGCCGCCGGCCCTGGTGGAACGGGCAGATGCGTTCGGCATCCGTTCTTTCCGCGCGTACGGATCGAGCGAGCACCCAACCATCAGCACGGGTCGCCGGGAGGACCCCTTCGACAAGCGAGCCTTCACCGATGGCCGCCTCTGCCCTGGTACCGAGGTCCGACTCCTAGACGACAATGACGTGGACGTTGGGGTGGGTGTGGATGGCGAGATTGTCAGCCGAGGCCCGGAGCTGTTCATCGGCTACACCGACTCCAGGCTCGACGAGGCGTCGTTCCTGCCCGGCGGGTGGTTCCGCACCGGAGACATCGGTCGATTCGACGAGGACGGGTTTCTCACCATCACCGACCGCAAGAAGGACATCATCATCCGTGGCGGGGAGAACATCGCCTCGAAGGAGGTTGAGGACATCCTCGCTCGCCTGCCCGCGGTCAGTGAAGCGGCTGTCGTCGCCAAGCCGGATGACCGCCTGGGGGAGCGGGTCGCGGCCGTAGTCCGGCTCGCCTCGGGTGCGGAATTGGATTTGGCCGAGATCCGGGATCACTTTGTGGCCACCGGCGTCGCGAAGCAGAAGATCCCCGAGTGTCTTGTCGTTGTAGACGAGCTTCCCCGGACCGCCAGCGGCAAGGTCCGCAAATCCGATCTTCGCCACCTCGTCGTCGAGCAAGACTACGGCTAG
- a CDS encoding DUF4143 domain-containing protein codes for MAATQGSDYRPRVVDRQLERLLGQLPAVSIEGPRAVGKTWTARRWARTVYNLDDPPTLALVTADPHRLVSSEPPVLIDEWQRFPASWDLVRRAVDDDPSPGRFLLTGSAAPSSGPTHSGAGRIVTVRMRPMSLAERGTETPSVSLSDLLDGERPAITGQTSVGLGAYAHEIVVGGFPGLAGIEHEALTQALDGYLHRAVDHDVALMGHRVRNPATMRRWLTAYAAATATTASYETILDAATAGEADKPARSTTTAYRDLLEAMWLVEPVPAWQPMGNPLSRLKRGPKHHLADPCLAARLLKASEDSLLSGNASHAVPDMGSGSGLLLGALFESLVSLNVRVYAQAAGASVGHLRTWNDAHEVDLIVERANRVVAVEVKLTAAPDSGDTAQLRWLRDKLGPRLADSVQVTTGPYAYRDQDGIAIVPAALLGP; via the coding sequence ATGGCGGCGACACAAGGCTCTGACTATCGGCCGAGAGTGGTGGACAGGCAGCTTGAGCGGCTGTTGGGGCAGTTGCCGGCGGTCAGCATTGAAGGCCCGCGTGCCGTGGGCAAGACATGGACCGCTCGCAGATGGGCCCGCACGGTCTACAACTTGGACGATCCGCCAACGCTGGCGCTCGTGACGGCTGACCCGCATCGACTGGTCAGCAGCGAACCGCCAGTGCTCATAGATGAGTGGCAGCGGTTTCCGGCTTCTTGGGACCTCGTGCGCCGAGCGGTCGACGACGATCCTTCGCCGGGCCGATTCTTACTGACGGGTTCCGCAGCGCCGAGCTCTGGCCCCACCCATTCAGGCGCCGGTCGCATCGTCACGGTGCGGATGCGGCCCATGTCCCTCGCCGAGCGGGGCACCGAAACCCCCTCGGTGAGCCTGAGCGACCTGCTGGACGGGGAGCGCCCAGCGATCACCGGGCAGACCAGCGTCGGGCTTGGTGCCTATGCGCACGAGATCGTCGTCGGCGGCTTTCCCGGCTTGGCCGGCATCGAACACGAGGCTCTTACGCAAGCACTCGACGGCTACTTGCACCGTGCGGTGGACCATGACGTCGCCTTGATGGGTCATCGCGTCCGCAATCCCGCCACGATGCGGCGCTGGCTCACCGCATACGCCGCGGCCACCGCCACCACGGCTTCGTATGAGACGATCCTCGATGCTGCAACAGCCGGCGAGGCTGACAAGCCCGCTAGGAGCACCACCACCGCATATCGCGACCTGCTCGAGGCGATGTGGCTCGTCGAGCCAGTGCCTGCCTGGCAGCCGATGGGCAATCCGCTGAGCCGCCTCAAGCGCGGCCCGAAGCACCACCTGGCAGACCCCTGCCTGGCCGCGCGGCTGCTGAAGGCGTCGGAGGACTCGCTTCTCTCGGGCAACGCGTCGCATGCGGTGCCCGACATGGGATCCGGCAGCGGGCTGCTGCTCGGCGCGCTGTTCGAATCACTCGTGTCGCTGAACGTGCGCGTCTATGCCCAGGCGGCCGGTGCCAGTGTCGGTCACTTGCGCACATGGAACGATGCACACGAGGTGGACCTGATCGTCGAACGAGCCAACCGGGTCGTCGCGGTTGAGGTCAAGCTCACCGCTGCCCCCGATTCGGGAGACACGGCTCAACTGCGCTGGTTGCGCGACAAACTCGGCCCGCGCCTGGCCGACAGCGTGCAGGTGACCACTGGCCCCTACGCATATCGCGACCAAGACGGCATCGCCATCGTCCCCGCCGCGCTGCTTGGCCCCTAA